The Gasterosteus aculeatus chromosome 17, fGasAcu3.hap1.1, whole genome shotgun sequence genome includes a window with the following:
- the uqcrc1 gene encoding cytochrome b-c1 complex subunit 1, mitochondrial, with protein sequence MDCWRRHFQLETYPTKKRRYATAADSPPQLHLPQPNQEMAASVCRVGSTVGQALAKTRSPVLLSLRRGHASVSYAQSLLGAPETRLTTLDNGLRVASEETGHATCTVGLWIGAGSRYESEKNNGAGFFLEHMAFKGTKKHPQTALEQQVESMGAHLSAYTSREHTAYYMKTLAKDLPKAVELLSEVVQSCSLNEAEIEQQRGVVLRELEEVEGNLQEVCLDLLHATAFQGTPLGHSVLGPSNNARNLSRQDLVDYISSHYKAPRMVLSAAGGVNHEELVGLARSHFSGVSFEYDGDAVPVLSPCRFTGSEIRMRDDALPLAHIAVAVEGASAASPDIVPLMVANSIIGSYDLTYGGGKHLSSRLARLAVEENLCHSFQAFHSSYCDTGLLGIYFVADKHQIEDMMHWSQNAWMNLCTTVTESDVARGKNALKASLVGQLNGTTPICDDIGRHVLNYGRRIPLAEWDARIDAVTPRMVRDVCSKYLYDKCPAVAAVGPVEQLPDYNRMRSAMYWLRF encoded by the exons ATGGACTGCTGGCGGCGACATTTCCAGCTCGAAACATACCCGACGAAGAAGAGGCGCTACGCGACAGCAGCAGACTCCCCCCCGCAGCTCCACCTTCCGCAACCGAACCAAGAAATGGCGGCGTCCGTGTGCCGAGTGGGGAGCACTGTGGGTCAAGCCCTCGCCAAAACCCGGAGT cccgtCCTGCTGTCTCTGAGGCGTGGACATGCCTCCGTCAGCTATGCCCAGAGCCTGCTGGGAGCTCCTGAAACACGCCTGACTACCCTGGACAATGGGTTGAGAGTTGCATCTGAGGAGACTGGACATGCCACTTGCACT GTTGGACTGTGGATCGGTGCTGGTAGTCGCTATGAGAGTGAGAAGAACAATGGCGCAGGCTTCTTTCTGGAGCACATGGCTTTCAAG GGAACCAAGAAGCACCCCCAGACTGCCCTGGAGCAGCAGGTTGAGTCCATGGGTGCTCACCTGAGTGCTTACACCTCTCGGGAGCACACCGCATACTACATGAAGACTCTGGCCAAAGACCTGCCCAAAG CCGTGGAGCTGCTGTCAGAGGTGGTACAGAGCTGCTCGCTGAATGAGGCAGAGATCGAGCAGCAGAGGGGGGTAGTGCTGCGTGAGTTAGAGGAAGTTGAGGGTAACCTGCAGGAAGTTTGCCTTGACCTGCTGCATGCCACCGCCTTCCAGGGCACTCCTCTGGGACACAGTGTGCTGGGACCGTCCAACAACGCCAG GAACCTGAGCCGCCAGGACTTGGTGGATTACATCAGCAGCCACTACAAAGCCCCTCGCATGGTGCTGTCTGCTGCTGGAG GTGTGAACCACGAGGAGCTGGTCGGTTTGGCGCGATCCCACTTCAGCGGAGTCTCCTTTGAGTATGATGGAGATGCCGTTCCCGTGTTGTCGCCCTGCCGATTCACCGGCAGTGAG ATCCGTATGCGCGATGACGCTTTACCTCTGGCCCACATCGCCGTGGCTGTGGAGGGGGCCAGTGCTGCCAGCCCAGACATCGTGCCACTCATGGTGGCCAACTCCATCATCGGCAGCTATGACCTCACCTATGGTGGCGGAAAG CATCTGAGCAGCCGTCTGGCCCGCCTGGCGGTGGAGGAGAACCTGTGTCACAGCTTCCAGGCCTTCCACTCCTCCTACTGCGACACCGGTCTGCTGGGCATTTACTTTGTGGCTGATAAGCACCAAATTGAAGATATGATGCACTGGTCCCAGAATGCCTG GATGAACCTGTGCACCACAGTGACAGAGAGCGATGTGGCCAGAGGCAAGAACGCTCTGAAGGCCAGCCTGGTTGGACAGCTTAATG GAACAACACCGATTTGCGATGACATCGGCAGACACGTCCTAAACTATGGGCGCCGGATTCCTCTGGCAGAGTGGGACGCCCGGATCGAT GCTGTGACCCCCAGGATGGTGCGAGACGTCTGCTCCAAATATCTCTACGATAAATGTCCTGCTGTGGCAGCTGTCG GTCCCGTGGAGCAGCTGCCCGACTACAACAGAATGCGCAGTGCCATGTACTGGCTGAGGTTTTAA
- the LOC120835450 gene encoding uncharacterized protein LOC120835450: protein MGSVRVCFCLALLLPWIAQGHRSGPAALAGLDEDAQRQVLDVDILSRIRALDSLLRSERHAAPRRERAPRPAPQVPKRAQQGSRFALSLDVPTSILSVLIDLAKNQDMRTKAAANAQLMARIGRKK from the coding sequence ATGgggagcgtgcgtgtgtgcttctgcctggctctgctgctgccgTGGATCGCCCAGGGCCACAGAAGCGGCCCAGCCGCCCTCGCCGGACTTGACGAAGACGCACAGAGGCAGGTGCTGGACGTCGACATCCTGAGCCGCATACGCGCCCTGGACTCGTTGCTCCGGTCGGAGCGTCACGCCGCGCCCCGGCGAGAGCGAGCCCCGCGGCCGGCCCCCCAGGTGCCGAAGAGGGCCCAGCAGGGGTCCCGCTTCGCCCTGTCCCTCGACGTTCCCACCAGCATCCTCAGCGTCCTCATAGACCTGGCCAAGAACCAGGACATGAGAACCAAGGCTGCGGCCAACGCTCAGCTGATGGCACGCATAGGCAGGAAGAAATAA
- the cidec gene encoding cell death activator CIDE-3 isoform X1 produces the protein MEYESVSVLSRSSPMDYAMKSLSLLTPSSLSKCVSASVSASASMTQQLLSGRALRLKPFRVTNADRSVKKGIMADALKDLMNKARRVSDSFSVPCVDALVLDEDGTGVDTDDFFQTLPDNTVLMVLENGHRWTPHPDRLSRDHLSECRPKHRIDVAKLTLDLYKTNPKDFIGCLNMKATLYGAYSVSYDLRCYAAKNMLKEALRWTIFSMQATGHILLGSSCYIEQLLEDEDQVEKSLALPQEGRIRQLQSMLLGKITY, from the exons ATGGAGTATGAAAG CGTGTCCGTATT GTCAAGGAGCTCTCCGATGGATTACGCCATGAAGTCCCTCAGCCTTCTCACTCCGTCGTCCCTCTCCAA gTGCGTGTCAGCCAGCGTCTCGGCCAGCGCCTCCATGACCCAGCAGCTGCTGTCTGGTCGAGCTCTTCGACTGAAGCCTTTCAGGGTCACGAATGCGGACCGCAGCGTGAAGAAGGGCATCATGGCGGACGCGCTGAAGGACCTGATGAACAAGgcgaggagg GTCAGCGACTCGTTCAGTGTGCCGTGTGTCGACGCCCTGGTGCTGGACGAAGACGGGACCGGTGTGGACACGGATGACTTCTTCCAGACGCTGCCGGACAACACTGTCCTCATGGTCCTGGAGAATGGCCACAGGTGGACCCCGCATCCG GATCGCCTCTCCAGAGATCACCTCAGCGAGTGCAGACCAAAGCACCGGATAGACGTGGCCAAGCTGACTTTGGACCTCTACAAAACCAACCCCAAGGACTTCATCGGCTGCCTGAACATGAAAGCAACCTTGTATGGTGCTTATTCTGTGTCCTATGACCTGCGGTGCTATGCCGCCAAAAATATGCTCAA GGAGGCTCTGCGCTGGACCATCTTCTCCATGCAGGCCACAGGCCACATCCTGCTGGGATCGTCCTGCTACATcgagcagctgctggaggacgagGATCAAGTGGAGAAGAGCCTGGCGCTGCCACAGGAAGGCCGGATCAGGCAGCTGCAGAGCATGCTGCTGGGAAAAATAACCTACTGA
- the cidec gene encoding cell death activator CIDE-3 isoform X2 — MEYESVSVLSRSSPMDYAMKSLSLLTPSSLSKCVSASVSASASMTQQLLSGRALRLKPFRVTNADRSVKKGIMADALKDLMNKVSDSFSVPCVDALVLDEDGTGVDTDDFFQTLPDNTVLMVLENGHRWTPHPDRLSRDHLSECRPKHRIDVAKLTLDLYKTNPKDFIGCLNMKATLYGAYSVSYDLRCYAAKNMLKEALRWTIFSMQATGHILLGSSCYIEQLLEDEDQVEKSLALPQEGRIRQLQSMLLGKITY; from the exons ATGGAGTATGAAAG CGTGTCCGTATT GTCAAGGAGCTCTCCGATGGATTACGCCATGAAGTCCCTCAGCCTTCTCACTCCGTCGTCCCTCTCCAA gTGCGTGTCAGCCAGCGTCTCGGCCAGCGCCTCCATGACCCAGCAGCTGCTGTCTGGTCGAGCTCTTCGACTGAAGCCTTTCAGGGTCACGAATGCGGACCGCAGCGTGAAGAAGGGCATCATGGCGGACGCGCTGAAGGACCTGATGAACAAG GTCAGCGACTCGTTCAGTGTGCCGTGTGTCGACGCCCTGGTGCTGGACGAAGACGGGACCGGTGTGGACACGGATGACTTCTTCCAGACGCTGCCGGACAACACTGTCCTCATGGTCCTGGAGAATGGCCACAGGTGGACCCCGCATCCG GATCGCCTCTCCAGAGATCACCTCAGCGAGTGCAGACCAAAGCACCGGATAGACGTGGCCAAGCTGACTTTGGACCTCTACAAAACCAACCCCAAGGACTTCATCGGCTGCCTGAACATGAAAGCAACCTTGTATGGTGCTTATTCTGTGTCCTATGACCTGCGGTGCTATGCCGCCAAAAATATGCTCAA GGAGGCTCTGCGCTGGACCATCTTCTCCATGCAGGCCACAGGCCACATCCTGCTGGGATCGTCCTGCTACATcgagcagctgctggaggacgagGATCAAGTGGAGAAGAGCCTGGCGCTGCCACAGGAAGGCCGGATCAGGCAGCTGCAGAGCATGCTGCTGGGAAAAATAACCTACTGA
- the cidec gene encoding cell death activator CIDE-3 isoform X4 — MDYAMKSLSLLTPSSLSKCVSASVSASASMTQQLLSGRALRLKPFRVTNADRSVKKGIMADALKDLMNKVSDSFSVPCVDALVLDEDGTGVDTDDFFQTLPDNTVLMVLENGHRWTPHPDRLSRDHLSECRPKHRIDVAKLTLDLYKTNPKDFIGCLNMKATLYGAYSVSYDLRCYAAKNMLKEALRWTIFSMQATGHILLGSSCYIEQLLEDEDQVEKSLALPQEGRIRQLQSMLLGKITY, encoded by the exons ATGGATTACGCCATGAAGTCCCTCAGCCTTCTCACTCCGTCGTCCCTCTCCAA gTGCGTGTCAGCCAGCGTCTCGGCCAGCGCCTCCATGACCCAGCAGCTGCTGTCTGGTCGAGCTCTTCGACTGAAGCCTTTCAGGGTCACGAATGCGGACCGCAGCGTGAAGAAGGGCATCATGGCGGACGCGCTGAAGGACCTGATGAACAAG GTCAGCGACTCGTTCAGTGTGCCGTGTGTCGACGCCCTGGTGCTGGACGAAGACGGGACCGGTGTGGACACGGATGACTTCTTCCAGACGCTGCCGGACAACACTGTCCTCATGGTCCTGGAGAATGGCCACAGGTGGACCCCGCATCCG GATCGCCTCTCCAGAGATCACCTCAGCGAGTGCAGACCAAAGCACCGGATAGACGTGGCCAAGCTGACTTTGGACCTCTACAAAACCAACCCCAAGGACTTCATCGGCTGCCTGAACATGAAAGCAACCTTGTATGGTGCTTATTCTGTGTCCTATGACCTGCGGTGCTATGCCGCCAAAAATATGCTCAA GGAGGCTCTGCGCTGGACCATCTTCTCCATGCAGGCCACAGGCCACATCCTGCTGGGATCGTCCTGCTACATcgagcagctgctggaggacgagGATCAAGTGGAGAAGAGCCTGGCGCTGCCACAGGAAGGCCGGATCAGGCAGCTGCAGAGCATGCTGCTGGGAAAAATAACCTACTGA
- the cidec gene encoding cell death activator CIDE-3 isoform X3, with product MDYAMKSLSLLTPSSLSKCVSASVSASASMTQQLLSGRALRLKPFRVTNADRSVKKGIMADALKDLMNKARRVSDSFSVPCVDALVLDEDGTGVDTDDFFQTLPDNTVLMVLENGHRWTPHPDRLSRDHLSECRPKHRIDVAKLTLDLYKTNPKDFIGCLNMKATLYGAYSVSYDLRCYAAKNMLKEALRWTIFSMQATGHILLGSSCYIEQLLEDEDQVEKSLALPQEGRIRQLQSMLLGKITY from the exons ATGGATTACGCCATGAAGTCCCTCAGCCTTCTCACTCCGTCGTCCCTCTCCAA gTGCGTGTCAGCCAGCGTCTCGGCCAGCGCCTCCATGACCCAGCAGCTGCTGTCTGGTCGAGCTCTTCGACTGAAGCCTTTCAGGGTCACGAATGCGGACCGCAGCGTGAAGAAGGGCATCATGGCGGACGCGCTGAAGGACCTGATGAACAAGgcgaggagg GTCAGCGACTCGTTCAGTGTGCCGTGTGTCGACGCCCTGGTGCTGGACGAAGACGGGACCGGTGTGGACACGGATGACTTCTTCCAGACGCTGCCGGACAACACTGTCCTCATGGTCCTGGAGAATGGCCACAGGTGGACCCCGCATCCG GATCGCCTCTCCAGAGATCACCTCAGCGAGTGCAGACCAAAGCACCGGATAGACGTGGCCAAGCTGACTTTGGACCTCTACAAAACCAACCCCAAGGACTTCATCGGCTGCCTGAACATGAAAGCAACCTTGTATGGTGCTTATTCTGTGTCCTATGACCTGCGGTGCTATGCCGCCAAAAATATGCTCAA GGAGGCTCTGCGCTGGACCATCTTCTCCATGCAGGCCACAGGCCACATCCTGCTGGGATCGTCCTGCTACATcgagcagctgctggaggacgagGATCAAGTGGAGAAGAGCCTGGCGCTGCCACAGGAAGGCCGGATCAGGCAGCTGCAGAGCATGCTGCTGGGAAAAATAACCTACTGA